A DNA window from Theobroma cacao cultivar B97-61/B2 chromosome 5, Criollo_cocoa_genome_V2, whole genome shotgun sequence contains the following coding sequences:
- the LOC18599569 gene encoding beta-fructofuranosidase, insoluble isoenzyme CWINV1, whose protein sequence is MQISVIRFVAFCLALACVGAESSIEQPYRTAYHFQPPKNWMNDPNGPMFYKGVYHLFYQYNPYGPLWGNITWAHSVSYDLVNWLHLPQALSPTDPFDIKGCFSGSTTILSDGKPAILYTGVYANDSQVQNLALPANLTDPFLTEWVKSPLNPLIIPIDGIDPKNFRDPSTAWQGPDGIWRVIVGGHQNGQGKAILYQSKDFVNWIRSTNPLRSSAKTGMFECPDFYPVSINGNYGIDTSSQDKLTKHVLKASFNGNDYYILGSYTPQTDNFSAESDFLDSSFDFRYDYGKFYASKTFYDSSKKRRISWGWIAEMDGDANALEKGWSGLQSIPRSILLSKTGKQLIQWPIKEIETLRAENVSIQEKQLKGGSVLEVLGVTASQADVEVAFDLTNLKEAEFMVPDGVDPRALCSQQTASFRGMVGPFGLLVLASQGLTEQTAVLFRIFRSHEKYVVLMCSDQSRSTFREGPDKTTYGAFVDINPRQEKITLRTLIDHSVVESVSGKGRACITARVYPALAIDNQAHLYVFNNGTVDVTISRLDAWSMKKAQLVSANI, encoded by the exons ATGCAAATATCTGTAATAAGGTTTGTTGCTTTTTGTCTGGCATTGGCTTGCGTCGGAGCTGAGTCCTCAATAGAACAACCATACAGGACTGCCTACCATTTCCAACCTCCTAAAAACTGGATGAATG ATCCAAATG GACCAATGTTCTACAAGGGAGTCTATCATCTGTTTTATCAATACAATCCATATGGTCCCTTGTGGGGTAACATTACATGGGCTCATTCGGTATCATATGATCTTGTCAATTGGCTTCATCTTCCTCAAGCACTTTCCCCTACAGATCCTTTTGACATCAAAGGTTGCTTTTCTGGTTCAACCACAATCCTTTCTGACGGAAAACCAGCCATTCTATACACTGGCGTTTACGCTAATGACAGTCAGGTCCAAAACCTGGCTTTGCCTGCGAACCTAACTGATCCATTCCTAACAGAATGGGTGAAATCTCCTCTAAATCCTTTAATTATCCCCATTGATGGCATTGATCCAAAGAATTTTAGGGATCCCTCAACTGCCTGGCAAGGTCCTGATGGAATATGGCGGGTCATTGTTGGAGGCCACCAAAATGGACAGGGAAAAGCAATTCTATATCAAAGCAAAGACTTTGTTAACTGGATTAGGAGTACAAATCCACTTCGTTCATCAGCAAAGACCGGAATGTTTGAGTGTCCTGATTTCTATCCTGTTAGCATAAATGGAAATTATGGAATTGACACTTCTTCACAAGATAAACTTACCAAGCATGTGCTAAAGGCAAGCTTCAATGGAAATGATTACTACATATTAGGAAGTTACACACCCCAAACAGACAACTTCTCAGCTGAAAGTGACTTCTTGGATAGTAGTTTTGATTTTCGATATGATTATGGTAAATTTTATGCTTCCAAGACGTTTTATGACAGCTCTAAGAAGAGGCGAATATCATGGGGCTGGATAGcagagatggatggtgatgcAAATGCCCTTGAGAAAGGATGGTCAGGGCTTCAG TCAATTCCTAGAAGCATTCTGCTCAGTAAAACTGGAAAGCAATTGATTCAATGGCCAATCAAAGAGATTGAGACTCTTCGTGCTGAGAATGTAAGCATCCAGGAGAAGCAGCTGAAGGGTGGATCAGTTCTTGAAGTTTTGGGAGTAACAGCTTCACAG GCCGATGTAGAAGTAGCATTTGATTTAACCAATTTGAAGGAGGCCGAATTCATGGTCCCAGATGGCGTTGATCCTCGAGCTTTGTGTAGCCAACAGACGGCATCATTTCGAGGTATGGTTGGGCCATTTGGATTGCTAGTTTTAGCCTCTCAAGGTTTGACAGAGCAAACTGCAGTCTTATTTCGCATCTTTAGAAGCCATGAAAAATATGTTGTACTCATGTGTAGTGATCAAAGCAG GTCTACATTTAGGGAAGGCCCAGACAAGACCACCTATGGAGCTTTCGTTGACATAAACCCCCGTCAGGAGAAGATTACACTAAGAACCCTG ATAGATCATTCAGTTGTAGAAAGTGTCAGTGGGAAGGGAAGAGCCTGCATTACCGCTAGAGTTTATCCAGCTCTGGCCATAGACAACCAAGCTCACCTGTACGTATTCAACAACGGCACCGTGGATGTCACAATCTCAAGGCTCGATGCCTGGAGCATGAAGAAAGCTCAACTTGTTTCTGCCAATATATAG